The Chiloscyllium plagiosum isolate BGI_BamShark_2017 chromosome 16, ASM401019v2, whole genome shotgun sequence DNA window ACTCCATGATGTATTGCTGTAGGAAACCTATTCCTAATGCACTTGATGAATTTGTTGTCATGGAAAAGCTTTTCCAATATGAttaatcaacatgaagattaaagtcgcCCATTATTATTGCCCTATTATTTTGTCATGCTTCTATAATTTGTTGTCTTATATCCTTTCCTATAGTTTGGCTGTTGTTTGCGGCAGGGAGAGTGGGGAGGGGGTCTACATACTCTGCCTAGGAATGTTGCCTTTCCCTTGCTGTTGTTTACCTCCACCCAAATGGACTCTACATCATCTGAGCTGAAATCATCTCTCAATTGTTCTTATTTCATCTCTTATTAACAGTGCTATAATGCCATCCTTAAAAACATTGACCATCGCTTTGCTCAGTAGTCCTGACAGGATCCCACCCGTGGTGTCAGCATCTTGGTAGATTGACTTATGGCACCTTAAAAACCCAATATTATTCTAATTTATAGAAACACAGTACAGGAGaaactgcagcatctgtggatagagaaacagttAGTGTTTTTTGAGTCATTgaaatattctctctctctctcacaccagacctgctgagttcttgcAGCACATTCCATTTTTATTTGTCAGATTTTCACCTTCTGCATATTTTACTTGTTTGTGATTATTATTGTATCTCTTTCAGGCTAAACAAGAATGGAGTGACATTGATGAAGCTTTTGCTTCAGTTCTACAATGTTTGGCTCATGCTACCAGACAGTGTAAGGTAAGAAATGTCGATATTCAAATCTGTACAATTCTTTTTCACAAATTAACAAACATTTCTTAGGACATTAGCAAAATACATTCAGTATTGCAGATGAGACCAACTGAGCATGATCTCCAAATGAGAGGGTCACTATTATTCATCAACTTGTACCTGTTTAATTATATCACTACAAGTTGTAGTTGCAAATGTTTTATTCCAGAAAGATAGGTGGTGATAGAGTATTGGTGCCTAATCTTTTACAAATTTTTTGTAAGATTTATTTACTAGCACACTTTACAAACATGTACCTCAAACCCAACCATCACAATTTTAATATGCTTTTTGAGTGAATCCCTACATACTGCCCACCATCTGAATGCAATTGAATAGTCAGTTAAGGTACAATTAACACCAACTCGCATTTTTTCTGAAATATCAAGTTACAAGATTATAATGGCAATCAATATAGTTTATCAGTTGGCAAAACTTGTTTCTCTTGGTCAACTAACAATTAGTGTCAAAGGCAGGAGTTGTAAAGAGTAAACAAAAAAAGGACTTGTACCTGCTTATTATGGAAggctaaaaataaaaacaaaagttgtaGTTTGAAGTAATGGCTATCCCATGTTTTATTGGGGACAAGttatggaaaataaatgtttataGAATAAACCACAGTTAAGTTAATTGAAATTAATATTAGGAATATATCCAGGATACAAAAAATTGAGAATTTTATATAGTACAACATGGTCTAGATTATTGTTTACACAGAGATCCAAGAAAGATCAGTGCAATGCTTTGGGTGTGTTTCATGTATAGCACTGGAGACTGTGGGATATGGAACAAGAAACTGAGGAAGAATCAGGAATTACTGGACAAATGATGTCAAGAGTGACTTGTCCATCCTTTTTAAACCCTTTTCTGACACCATTCTGAGTTTAAGCTGGTCCCTTCACAAGCTTTTTATCAGATTTGATCCTGTGGTGAGCTTCCAAACATATTCACATGCCATAATAAAAAGCACTGTTTCCACATCATGAACATTGCCCAATTTCACCCAGCCTAGACTCATCTGATCAAACCCTCATTCTTGTCTTTGTTACTGCTGGTTTATACTATTCTAACACACTTCTGACTATCCTCCCACATTCTCCCCTTCTTAAACCTGAGGTAATCTAAAACTATACTGTCCATGTCTTGCAAAAAGTTCTTTCCCTATCACCTCTGCATTTTGTGACCTACATTGCCTCCCTGTAGCATAATACCTTGATTTTAAGTTTCTAATCCTTGTTTTAAGCTCTTACTGTGGCCTcagatttctccttccaatctttTTAATCTCCTAATTTACTCAGTcccacttttattttaaatgttttcattgctagtgatggtcatagtctgggcCTGAGCAATGATTTAAATGTTGACCTGCACTGTTTCTGTAAGTATGCCTTTTGGGTAGGTGCTCTAAGTAAAGCCTGATTTGGTCCTgatgtaaatttaaaattaataattactATTGAAAGATCCTTTGCATTATGAGTTACTCAGCTAACTCTTGTGTTCTTAACAGTTCGAAAGTCAACCAATCGAAAGTCAAAAAAATTCTTTTTcacactattatttaaatgatattcagctGGATTTTTTATTTTGATGCTTCAAACAAATAGTGATATTCCTTTGGGTTATACTGTTTGGGTCACTAATGTAGCTGATGCTGGGTTAACCTTTCTGTCATTGCCATATAACACACACGAGGAAGATTGTTTTGAAGCCAGTCAACTCATACCAGGgtatcactgcagaaattctccaggGCCAAGTCATAGGCCTAGCTATATTATGTTATGTAAATGTCACAGTATCCTTAATATTGTTGTGGTTGTACCTATCCCACATGGATTATAGCacttcaagaaagtggctcatcAGCATTTCCAGATCAGTTGGGTACCAATCCAATATGAAAGAATATCTTTTAAAAAGCTAATGCTAAAATCTGATGTGTAATTTTACTTTATTCCTTTCTTCCTTACTGATGAGAAGGTGTCTTGCAATTTGTAGATCAGTTATACAATGTATTTTGCACAAAACTAATTGATTTCATATTAGCCAAGTTGGTCAGGTCTGATATTAACAGGTAGCACAAGCCCAACTCAGCCAGTTTTGTGTTATATTAATGGCTGATATAAAATCCCCATTTGAAATGATTACCTAACACTTTGATTATGAACAAAGGATTTGCTGCTATGTAGCTGTTCTTCAGTAATGGTGGCATTTAACCAGCATTTTGCTAGATATGAGAtgaatttgatttaaaaagtCATATAGCTTTGACTGGTCAGTGATGACCATTGGTTAAGCACAGCTGTGCTAACTTTAATAGTTATATAACCCGAAACTGGTGTCTTGAGTATAACAGCATAAAATAACATTGAACTACTGGTAGAAAATACATGGTGTACAATCCCAATAGCTAATGTTTTGCAACTTAATGTTTCACCCAAACTATAATGACAACCCATTTCAATTGATAAGGGTTTAAGTGAAGTCTGAGTACAATTAACTTATTGTAATAATTGTGCTGTGGCTTTTATCTTGTAGCACTATTATAAGGATGTACCTCTAAATGAAACAGACAAATTGGAAGAAAACCATATTCGTCGATACCACATGGGGCCATCAATAACCAAAGTTCCTGTGAGTAAGAGATCTAGATGTAGAATGGGCAAGAATTTTTGATGAACTTAAGATGGGAGCAGTGTCAGGAAATTCATAGTTAATCATTTTGCAATCTTTGGTAAAAGGGTGTAATGCTGATTGACAGGTGTGGGGAGAAACAaaactaatattttaaaaagtgctcaGGTCCAAAGTCAATCTGTCCCTTTGTGACTTTGCTACCAGCGATTGTCTGGTAGTTTGTACATTATGAAACTTggacgggttcagaaaagagttacaaggatgttgccagggttggaggatttgagctaaaaaaaaaagtatttgcaGCTTATGCACAGCCCTTTTGAGCAGAAGGAACATTGCTTTTGATTAGAGTCTGGAGTCTGCACAAAATGACCTACACCTTTTTGAGATTCTCACTGCATGTTGGTTTTGCCCTGAGACCGCCTGTGCCGACTGCATTCAGGAAAATCATGGCTGCAAGTGATCCTGACACAGTAGTTGATTTGTCAAAAGTGAATTACATGTACAATAAAGCCAATAAATGcttgaatagttttttttaaattacagaatAATCTGGTAATAGGATTTGCTGTGACCTaacagtttctctttttttttaaacaactagGTTAGATACACTGATAAGGTTCATATTCAAGTTGCACCAGGTTCTTACGCAGTGACAGCAAAATCCAAAATTTCAGAGAGACAACAGACGCGTGTGATACATTTGGGTCCAAATCAGACGATCAATCTTGCCTTTCATGTCTGAAGTATGGgcaagaaagatttggacagcTTATGACAATAACCCAGTGGCCctacatttattttcatttagggACATTTGGAACTTTGAATATCTGCACAATGGTCATCttttacaattaaaatattttttctctgaACATTTGAGAACTGAGTGAAGCAACCATTTTTTGAAGTGTAATGTTGCTTAGTTCATTTGAATGTAATACAGTTTTAAAATGGAACATAATTGAATTATATAATGTATTTTATTATGGTTTTATGtgacaacttttatttttaatacagCTCTTGTACTTTTATAAAAGTGATTAATTTTCAATAGACTTGACCAATATTTGTTTTAATAACCACTTTCATAATGTGACAAACGGATTGAATGTGTTTTCTTACTGCCACAATCAGTGTTTTGCAtggtaaaatgtttattttcctgctctttgtatGTATTCCAATTAAATATCAGCatgcttttgtgaattttaaattattattttaaatcctcATAGTTACCTAGAATTGAATGAGCCCCACCCACTCAGTCACAGAAACACAGATTGGATGCAAATAAAGATGTTTGTACTTTGCAGCTTACAGATAATTTAGTCTCTGATTTATGATGACCATTTTCTTATGAAGTAGGTTGAGGTATCTTGGAGGGAATCAATAATTTTAAGTTTAAATGAAGAATTCACAGCACGTTGTGAAGTTCCTTTTTGGTCACGTATCCAGGAAGTTGGTTCTCATGTGAATTTTGAAACATGCACAGGTTACATGCTTTGGCTGCTTGATGACTTGCAGCTAGTTTGAATAGAGTTCTCAGACTGGTTGATGGGTGTGTTAACAGCTGCTAGTTGATCTTGTAAACGAAGAAATCTTTGCTGATTCAACATGTGCTTTTTACAAGTTCAAGGTATTTTCCAAAATAAGGTGGTGTGTTCATCTTGATTCCATATCTTGTATTCTAGGTTAACATGTCTGAGGCTTACCCCCTTTTTTTAGGATAAGAGGGGCTATTGTAATACAATAGAATAGTGATAGTGGCCACTGAATTTTGATCTTCCATTTTATCCAGTGTGAAATATGGAGACAGGTAGTTGTGATCCAAGTTTATAATATACTACCGTTTGGGACGTTCGACTtcgatttataaaatcatgaggagcctaGATAAGCTTCTTAGTGAAAGTCTTTTACCTAGAGTTGGGGAGTTCAGTACtagagagcataattttaaggtgagaggagaaaaatttaaaagggccctgaggagcaactttttcacataggggTTTtgaatatggaatgaactgccagaaaatgTGCTCAATGCTTGTACAGTTAGAACAGTTAATGgacatttgaataggaaaggtttagaggggaaagagccaaatgtgggcaaatggggctagtttactttggggaacttggtcggcatggaagtGTCTGATTCTGTGCTTCCAAAGTTGCTTCTAAAATGAGATTTtaatctgcctttttttttttgaaaaggagtCAGAAggtcattttggaagattgaatgaAAGACCATCTTTCCTTGAAATCATGTTACTTAAGTCAAATGATGCAACAAGCTACCTAGTGAGATAGTTGAGATCTTAATGACCAGAAAAAGCAAGCCACAAGCAGGCTGAGTTCAGAAGAGCAGTGACAACCCAGCAGAAGGCAGTTTAGTTTTGGTTATTTTTAGACCATAACAACTGGGAAGAAGTGTTGATCTGtttgtgcagattaagtggataaGGGTGGAAATTGTCCTTGGCTTTTCTAGGATTTAGTGAGTTAGCCATAGCAATTCACAGCTGGTGAATGACAAAAAGGAAGTGCTTGTGACCTCGTCATTTGAATAAGCAATTTTCAAAGGAAGTTAGGAATGATGCTTCATTGGGATTGTGTCTGTAACAGATATTGCAGgtacaacaatttttttttatgatGAGTTCTTTCCAAATTCTTTCATAGAAACATGGgaagtaggagcaggaatggACAATTtggcctgctctgacattcagtaagatcatgacagaGAATGAATCTCAATACTATATTTGTGCTTTCTTCCCTTGCCCTTGAtgcttttaaaatctaaacacttcctctttcttaaaatatattcagtgattttgCTTCTATAGCCTTCTGGGGtggagaattctacaggttcactaTTCTTTAAATGAAGAATTTATTTTCCTAAAAGTCTGTCTTATCCTGAGTTACACTGTCCCTTGGTTCTAGACTCCACATCCTCCTTGCATTTCATCTGTTCAACCCTTTATATATAAGGAGTTTTTATTTCTGTATAAACGTATGCTCTTTTGTCAAAAGTACATTAGCAGCCTCTTGTAAAAATGACCACAGCCTGATCACTGTGGCAACCAAATTGCAAAGTTTAAATCTCATTGTTGTGCATCAAGCAATATTTTATTCTAGAAAAGGACTTGTCCAGCATTTCCATCTGTAATCCTAACACACTGTACGAATTGCACTGCCTTTCTATGAATTTCAGTGATGGCAGTGAGGTATCTTTGTCCCATATTTTAATCACATATTTGCCAGAAACTTGATACTAATTGTTTTCTAAGTGCTGAAAGCCCTTGATCTGTGACAGCCATCATAATAGCCTGTGTCCAATTTACTACTCTAAGTTTGGAATATGATTGACTTGAATTGGACATGCCAGTAGTATTGCATGTTGTCATAAACAACAATTTAAGGCATTCTGGTTTAGAAATTTTCAGAATCAAAGTTCTGTTAATAGACAAAAGGAATTTTTGTTGAAAAAGTTTGATTTATATCTCATTTTATTAATGCCATGTCGCACCTTTTACCTCAATATTTTGCAAGATCAAATTGTATTTATACATTGAgtttaatgcaaaataaaatgtccCATGGTGCT harbors:
- the akip1 gene encoding A-kinase-interacting protein 1 isoform X2, encoding MEPSSCQLHSALRRSSELGRAVLKRARNRRVHWSPDDPSCGAESESVESSVQKDEAKQEWSDIDEAFASVLQCLAHATRQCKHYYKDVPLNETDKLEENHIRRYHMGPSITKVPVRYTDKVHIQVAPGSYAVTAKSKISERQQTRVIHLGPNQTINLAFHV